In one Candidatus Peribacter riflensis genomic region, the following are encoded:
- a CDS encoding polyribonucleotide nucleotidyltransferase: MPILSRSPSASVQKEFTLMLGDQELKFKTGLIGTQANATVLCQMGGTVAMSNVTVSAKPRVGVDFLPLQVVFQEKYYAGGRIGGSRFRKREGRPADQFVLLGRVVDRGLRPMLPKHIRNDIQVFCTVLSYDNEQEYDIAAANAANLAVSLSDCPAAGPLGTVRVGLIGGELVLNPTREARTKSDLDMFVTATPERVVMIEAGANQVPEAEILKAIQFGKKWAQKIATFFADLQKKEGKKKFEVAPPYENKEASALLKEWALSTVNKAIKDPLKKLDRRIIFNGFMDGAAEKLQEKYGLAGEKEELIELYAHASDLMDKIIKAEVRRLILEEGIRMSSRKVNEIRPITATLDPLPNFVHGSALFQRGETQGLTTCTLGAPGDKQIVEGMAGEYKMRYMHHYNFPPFSVGETSNRLMVGNREIGHGSLAQRALEPVLPTEENFPYTIRTVTEILESNGSSSMAATCGSTLALMAAGVPISAPVAGIALGLISDEEKGKYVILSDLQDEEDFGGDMDFKVGGTEKGVTAIQMDIKLKGLPDSVFEEAITRSREGRLEIMKVMTAAIAEPRKELSPHAPRIEVIQINPEDIRLVIGKGGEMIQKITGELGVEIDIEDSGLIFVTALNGDSMQKAKEWIQGIVAKPEIGKVYDCKVVRIIDGVGAIVEFLRGKDAMIHISELQWPRTEKVEDVLKMGDEVKAKCVEYDPIDGKTRMSLKQMSEPPEGFSMPPRRTGPGGPPRGGFGGGRRGPPRR; this comes from the coding sequence ATGCCCATACTCTCCCGTTCGCCTTCTGCCAGCGTGCAGAAGGAATTCACCCTGATGCTCGGCGATCAGGAGTTAAAATTCAAGACCGGTCTCATCGGAACGCAGGCCAATGCCACCGTGCTCTGCCAGATGGGCGGAACCGTTGCCATGAGCAACGTCACCGTGAGTGCCAAGCCCCGCGTGGGTGTCGACTTCCTGCCGCTGCAGGTTGTTTTTCAGGAGAAGTACTACGCCGGAGGGCGTATCGGCGGCAGCCGCTTCCGCAAGCGCGAAGGCCGCCCAGCCGATCAGTTTGTTCTGCTCGGGCGCGTGGTGGACAGGGGTCTCCGTCCCATGCTTCCCAAGCACATCCGCAATGACATTCAGGTCTTCTGCACGGTGCTCTCGTACGACAATGAGCAGGAGTACGATATCGCGGCGGCGAACGCGGCCAATCTGGCCGTTTCGCTCTCCGACTGTCCGGCGGCAGGCCCACTTGGAACGGTGCGTGTCGGACTCATTGGAGGTGAGCTTGTGCTCAATCCCACTCGCGAGGCGAGGACCAAGAGCGACCTCGATATGTTCGTCACGGCAACGCCCGAGCGCGTGGTGATGATCGAAGCCGGGGCCAATCAGGTACCCGAGGCCGAGATCCTCAAGGCCATCCAGTTCGGCAAGAAGTGGGCGCAGAAGATCGCCACGTTCTTCGCAGATCTTCAGAAGAAAGAAGGCAAGAAGAAGTTCGAGGTTGCGCCGCCCTATGAGAACAAAGAGGCCTCCGCACTCCTGAAGGAGTGGGCCCTTTCCACCGTGAACAAGGCGATCAAGGATCCCTTGAAGAAGCTCGATCGCCGCATCATCTTCAATGGTTTCATGGATGGGGCAGCGGAGAAGCTGCAGGAGAAATACGGTCTTGCCGGGGAGAAGGAGGAGCTCATCGAGCTCTACGCGCACGCATCCGACCTCATGGACAAGATTATCAAGGCCGAAGTGCGCCGTCTGATCCTCGAAGAGGGGATCCGCATGAGCAGCCGTAAAGTGAATGAAATCCGCCCCATCACGGCCACCCTCGATCCGCTGCCGAATTTCGTGCACGGGTCCGCGCTCTTCCAGCGCGGCGAGACGCAGGGGCTGACCACCTGCACGCTGGGTGCGCCCGGTGACAAGCAGATCGTCGAGGGCATGGCGGGCGAGTACAAGATGCGCTACATGCACCACTACAACTTCCCGCCGTTCTCGGTGGGTGAGACGAGTAACCGTCTCATGGTGGGCAACCGCGAAATCGGCCACGGCAGTCTGGCGCAGCGCGCCTTGGAGCCGGTGCTCCCGACAGAAGAGAACTTCCCCTACACCATCCGCACAGTTACCGAGATTCTGGAATCGAACGGTTCCTCCTCCATGGCGGCCACCTGCGGCTCCACACTCGCGCTCATGGCGGCCGGCGTGCCGATCAGTGCGCCCGTTGCCGGAATCGCGTTGGGCTTAATTTCGGACGAGGAGAAGGGCAAGTACGTGATCCTCTCGGACCTGCAGGATGAAGAGGACTTCGGTGGCGACATGGATTTCAAAGTCGGTGGTACCGAAAAGGGTGTCACGGCCATCCAGATGGATATCAAGCTCAAGGGGTTGCCGGATAGCGTGTTCGAAGAGGCCATCACCCGCAGCCGTGAAGGCCGACTCGAGATCATGAAGGTCATGACGGCTGCCATTGCAGAGCCGCGCAAGGAGCTCTCGCCGCATGCACCGCGCATCGAGGTGATCCAGATCAATCCAGAGGATATTCGCCTCGTCATCGGCAAGGGCGGCGAGATGATCCAGAAGATTACCGGTGAACTGGGAGTCGAGATCGACATCGAAGACAGCGGCCTCATCTTCGTCACCGCACTCAACGGCGACTCGATGCAGAAGGCCAAGGAGTGGATTCAGGGCATCGTGGCCAAGCCGGAAATCGGCAAGGTGTACGACTGCAAAGTCGTGCGCATCATTGACGGCGTGGGGGCGATCGTGGAGTTCCTGCGGGGCAAAGATGCCATGATCCACATCAGCGAGCTTCAGTGGCCGCGTACGGAGAAGGTGGAAGATGTTCTCAAGATGGGCGACGAAGTGAAGGCGAAGTGCGTCGAATACGATCCGATCGACGGCAAGACGCGCATGTCCTTAAAGCAGATGTCCGAGCCGCCCGAGGGCTTCAGCATGCCGCCGCGCCGCACCGGCCCGGGAGGGCCTCCGCGTGGCGGATTCGGTGGCGGAAGGCGCGGGCCGCCGAGACGATAG
- a CDS encoding Ion transport 2 domain protein, which translates to MEMQHGSPNNGRPRLHQRLAEKIITLPYTALFSLWFVLAALFAAAYALLAVFAPEHAPQALLDQGPLRLIGNSLYYSVITSTTTGYGDIVPMGFSKFLSCIQSVVGFFLLAVFVTKLVSQQQELAVRQMHKLTYEDVFHNTREGLFVIRNDFDRLIQKVEQREPLTLEDWDDLAIAFKQGQSLLLEIPEFYSPEEVGLYTIDERREQLLQEAVHRTLHRINQLIDGFGLAGIDWTAHQKSAQELKEFLSVVGRVAPLWHARSPYAKNESFEMILRLKERAMNRMKHAA; encoded by the coding sequence ATGGAAATGCAGCATGGCTCCCCGAATAACGGCCGCCCGCGCCTCCACCAACGGTTGGCGGAGAAGATCATCACCCTCCCCTACACCGCGCTCTTTTCACTCTGGTTCGTGCTGGCGGCGCTCTTCGCAGCCGCCTACGCGCTACTCGCCGTCTTCGCACCTGAGCATGCGCCACAGGCTCTGCTGGACCAGGGCCCACTGCGCCTCATCGGCAACAGCCTCTACTACAGTGTCATCACCTCCACGACCACAGGGTACGGAGACATCGTGCCCATGGGGTTCTCCAAGTTCCTCTCGTGTATTCAGAGCGTCGTGGGATTTTTTCTGCTCGCCGTCTTCGTGACGAAGCTCGTCTCGCAACAGCAGGAACTGGCCGTGCGGCAGATGCACAAGCTCACCTACGAAGACGTGTTCCACAACACGCGCGAAGGTCTCTTTGTCATCCGGAATGATTTTGATCGCCTCATCCAAAAAGTGGAACAGCGCGAGCCCCTCACACTGGAAGATTGGGATGATCTCGCCATTGCATTCAAGCAGGGGCAGAGCCTGCTCCTCGAGATTCCGGAATTCTACAGCCCCGAAGAGGTGGGCCTCTACACGATCGACGAGCGCCGCGAGCAACTGCTGCAGGAAGCCGTACACCGCACACTTCACCGCATCAATCAACTCATCGATGGATTCGGTCTGGCCGGCATCGATTGGACGGCACACCAGAAAAGCGCGCAGGAATTGAAAGAGTTTCTCAGCGTCGTCGGGCGCGTCGCGCCCCTCTGGCATGCGCGTTCCCCGTACGCCAAAAATGAATCATTCGAGATGATTCTGCGTCTGAAGGAGCGCGCGATGAACCGCATGAAACATGCCGCTTGA
- a CDS encoding DNA polymerase V, with amino-acid sequence MTLTPHQRTVLNYIREFQTKRGYSPSLADLALAFGVRSKNAIAKVVNALLREKQLEKDPKGRIKILEMPEAYERPQPMVLPLFGPIAAGFATAAEEQAEEMVDLEGFLVRDRARTFLLRVKGDSMINAGIQEGDIVIVERGKEPKVNEIVVGVLDGEFTLKRLKKNKGKFYLQAENPAYPDMYAVEDLQVAGVVRGVMRKY; translated from the coding sequence ATGACGCTCACTCCCCACCAGCGCACTGTCCTCAATTACATCCGCGAATTCCAGACGAAGCGGGGCTACTCCCCCTCTCTCGCCGATCTCGCGCTCGCGTTCGGTGTGCGCAGTAAGAATGCTATCGCCAAAGTGGTGAATGCGCTCCTCCGCGAAAAACAACTGGAGAAGGATCCCAAGGGACGCATTAAGATCTTGGAGATGCCGGAGGCCTACGAGCGCCCGCAGCCCATGGTGCTGCCGCTCTTCGGGCCCATCGCGGCAGGGTTCGCCACGGCGGCGGAAGAGCAGGCGGAAGAGATGGTGGATCTGGAAGGCTTTCTCGTGCGGGATCGCGCCCGGACGTTCCTGCTCCGGGTCAAAGGCGACAGCATGATCAATGCCGGTATTCAGGAGGGCGACATCGTGATCGTGGAACGCGGCAAGGAACCGAAGGTGAACGAAATCGTCGTAGGTGTTTTGGATGGAGAATTCACCTTAAAGCGCCTCAAGAAAAATAAGGGGAAGTTCTACCTGCAGGCAGAGAATCCCGCGTACCCCGACATGTACGCCGTGGAGGATCTGCAGGTGGCAGGCGTTGTGCGCGGCGTGATGAGAAAGTATTAA
- a CDS encoding valyl-tRNA synthetase, producing the protein MLPKAYDPKACEDQIYTLWEQSGAFKADSASKKEPFVISMPPPNATGQLHLGHAVMLALEDIFTRFARMQGKEALWLPGTDHAAIATESVVIKKIQKEEKIKDPRAHYGREKLVAKIAEFVDVSRGTIRSQVRKMGSSCDWSRERYTLDASLNRCVNEVFKKMYGDGLIYRGQRIVNWDPKMQTTVSDDEIEYVEEKAPFYTFQYGPFQISTARPETKFGDKYVVMHPDDERYKQYKDGDTFTAEWINGPVQATVIKDSEAIDPTFGTGVMTITPWHDMTDFELAERHGLTREQIIDFEGKLLPVAGEFAGLPIEEARPKVVEKLKEKGLLVKVDENYVHRVAVSYRGKGVVEPQIKEQWFIDVNKPVVEWKKKKLSLKQVMQDVIRSKDIRIIPERFEKIYFHWIDNLRDWCVSRQIWWGHRIPVYYCQQCMAGESGGAMNKELGIKNKENGKPHNSSFRIPNSGGLAMTVSAHLISQCPHCGGVVEQDPDTLDTWFSSGLWTWSTLIDPALAADTSLSLKDLLDKSPDFQKFHPTTVMETGYDILFFWVARMILMTTYATGQIPFKHVYLHGLVRTRDGKKMSKSDPATCIDPLEIIPKYGADALRLSMIVGQSPGNDFRLYEEKIAGYRNFINKLWNASRFVLMQCEKAGVDPKGVGKGLVLGNLSVADCALLSSLQGLIEDVTQGLKEYRLSEAGERLYSFVWDYFCDWYLELSKGESNPAVLVHGLRTIVHLLHPYCPFVTEELWSQIAPKGSGPLIREPWPTVEKKLMDHEAEEQLQLLIDVISSIRSLRAEYGVAPEAKIPVTVHAVKSGEFLSRHQAHVLRLANVSELLVVSRAPAHRHGVVSMFLKGVDIHLLLEGVVDLVKVKGNLEAERAQLQKFLAGVRAKLTNEQFMARAKPEVIETEKQKLQDGEEKLKKIEERLKALS; encoded by the coding sequence ATGTTACCCAAGGCCTACGATCCAAAGGCATGTGAGGACCAGATTTACACTCTCTGGGAGCAGAGCGGGGCTTTCAAGGCCGACAGTGCGAGCAAAAAAGAGCCTTTTGTGATCAGCATGCCTCCCCCCAACGCCACGGGGCAGCTCCATTTGGGTCATGCCGTGATGCTGGCACTCGAAGACATCTTCACGCGCTTTGCGCGCATGCAGGGCAAAGAGGCGCTGTGGTTGCCCGGCACCGATCACGCGGCCATCGCAACCGAGAGCGTGGTGATCAAAAAGATTCAGAAGGAGGAGAAAATCAAAGATCCCCGCGCGCACTACGGGCGCGAGAAGCTCGTTGCCAAGATCGCGGAGTTCGTCGATGTCAGCCGTGGCACCATCCGCTCGCAGGTCCGTAAAATGGGCAGCAGCTGCGACTGGAGCCGCGAGCGCTACACGCTGGATGCGTCGCTCAACCGGTGCGTGAACGAGGTCTTTAAGAAGATGTACGGTGATGGACTCATCTACCGCGGCCAGCGCATTGTGAACTGGGATCCCAAGATGCAGACGACCGTCTCGGATGACGAGATCGAGTACGTGGAGGAGAAGGCGCCCTTCTACACCTTCCAGTACGGCCCGTTTCAGATCTCTACGGCCCGTCCCGAGACCAAGTTCGGCGACAAGTACGTGGTGATGCATCCGGATGATGAGCGGTACAAGCAGTACAAAGACGGCGATACCTTCACTGCGGAATGGATCAACGGTCCCGTGCAGGCGACGGTCATCAAAGACAGCGAAGCCATCGATCCGACCTTCGGCACGGGGGTCATGACGATCACGCCGTGGCACGACATGACGGATTTCGAGCTCGCGGAGCGTCATGGCCTTACGCGGGAGCAGATCATTGATTTCGAAGGAAAGCTTCTGCCTGTCGCGGGAGAGTTTGCCGGTTTGCCCATCGAAGAGGCGCGGCCGAAGGTGGTGGAAAAGCTCAAAGAGAAGGGGCTCCTCGTGAAAGTGGATGAGAACTACGTGCACCGCGTCGCGGTGAGCTACCGCGGCAAGGGCGTCGTGGAGCCGCAAATCAAGGAGCAGTGGTTCATCGATGTGAATAAGCCGGTGGTGGAGTGGAAGAAGAAGAAACTGAGTCTGAAACAGGTGATGCAGGACGTGATCCGCTCGAAGGACATCCGGATCATCCCCGAGCGGTTCGAGAAGATCTACTTCCACTGGATCGATAACCTGCGTGACTGGTGCGTCAGCCGCCAGATTTGGTGGGGACATCGTATCCCTGTTTATTATTGTCAGCAGTGTATGGCTGGAGAGAGTGGTGGGGCGATGAATAAAGAATTAGGAATTAAGAATAAGGAAAATGGAAAACCGCATAATTCTTCATTCAGAATTCCTAATTCTGGAGGGCTTGCGATGACTGTATCGGCACATCTCATTTCTCAATGCCCTCACTGCGGAGGGGTGGTGGAGCAGGACCCCGACACACTCGATACGTGGTTCTCGTCGGGACTCTGGACGTGGTCCACGCTCATTGATCCCGCACTCGCAGCCGATACGTCCCTGAGTCTCAAGGATCTTCTGGATAAGAGCCCGGATTTTCAGAAATTCCACCCGACGACGGTCATGGAGACAGGCTATGACATCCTGTTCTTCTGGGTGGCGCGCATGATTCTCATGACCACGTACGCAACAGGGCAGATTCCGTTCAAACACGTGTACCTGCACGGGCTCGTGCGCACGCGTGACGGCAAGAAGATGAGCAAGTCCGATCCCGCTACCTGCATCGATCCGCTCGAGATCATCCCCAAGTATGGCGCGGATGCGCTGAGGCTCTCGATGATCGTCGGGCAGAGCCCGGGCAATGATTTCCGGCTCTACGAAGAGAAGATCGCCGGGTACCGTAATTTCATCAACAAGCTCTGGAATGCGTCCAGGTTCGTTTTGATGCAGTGCGAGAAAGCGGGAGTGGATCCGAAAGGGGTAGGGAAAGGGTTAGTGTTAGGGAATCTTTCTGTTGCGGACTGCGCACTTCTGTCTTCACTGCAGGGTCTGATTGAGGATGTCACGCAGGGACTCAAAGAGTATCGCTTGAGCGAGGCGGGGGAGCGGCTTTACAGCTTCGTCTGGGACTATTTCTGCGACTGGTACCTGGAGCTCAGCAAGGGCGAGAGTAACCCCGCCGTGCTCGTGCATGGCTTAAGAACAATCGTCCACCTGCTGCACCCCTACTGCCCCTTCGTCACGGAGGAACTGTGGAGCCAGATTGCTCCGAAAGGGAGCGGCCCGCTCATCCGGGAGCCGTGGCCGACAGTGGAGAAGAAACTTATGGATCATGAAGCAGAAGAACAATTGCAGTTGCTCATTGATGTCATCTCTTCCATCCGCAGTCTGCGTGCGGAGTACGGGGTCGCTCCGGAAGCGAAAATTCCCGTAACCGTGCATGCGGTAAAGTCCGGCGAGTTCCTTTCACGGCATCAGGCGCATGTGCTTCGTCTCGCGAATGTGAGTGAGCTCTTGGTTGTTTCCAGGGCTCCCGCTCATCGGCATGGAGTAGTGAGCATGTTCCTGAAGGGCGTTGATATTCATCTCTTGCTCGAAGGAGTAGTTGATCTCGTGAAGGTGAAGGGGAATCTGGAGGCCGAACGTGCACAACTGCAGAAGTTTCTTGCCGGTGTGCGTGCGAAGCTCACGAATGAGCAATTTATGGCGCGTGCCAAGCCGGAAGTCATAGAAACGGAAAAGCAGAAGCTCCAAGACGGCGAGGAGAAACTGAAGAAGATTGAGGAGCGGCTAAAAGCGCTTTCATAG
- a CDS encoding GCN5-like N-acetyltransferase produces the protein MVRELFEADRQAILSLAYQREREHLFLIGNAESPATFSESRYFGAFEGNALRAVSAWFGRFGSFVAVGEEAAIPSVVDAALIAKVRIESVPMVEPRASLVVQQLRRRGFVPLKEHVSLFLELKRQAFHPQESVVRSAREEDRDALVLLQRILHERASTVPITERERNKISLEGAIVAEEDGHIAATATAGVCSRHFVQAVGVITDPRFRRRGLAAGCMSALCQRCFAEGKEAVLLFTEKKNLAAQALYAKLGFAVIGEFLLAEYPS, from the coding sequence ATGGTCCGCGAGCTTTTTGAAGCCGACCGGCAGGCGATTCTCAGCCTTGCATATCAGAGGGAGCGCGAGCATCTGTTTCTCATCGGGAACGCAGAATCCCCTGCAACGTTTTCCGAGAGCCGTTACTTCGGCGCATTCGAGGGGAATGCCCTGCGTGCGGTGAGCGCATGGTTCGGGCGGTTCGGTTCGTTCGTTGCTGTTGGGGAAGAAGCAGCTATCCCTTCGGTTGTGGATGCGGCGCTTATCGCGAAAGTGCGCATCGAATCCGTGCCTATGGTTGAGCCGCGAGCTTCTCTGGTTGTCCAACAGTTGCGTCGCCGGGGTTTCGTTCCCCTTAAGGAACATGTATCACTGTTTCTGGAACTCAAGCGGCAGGCATTCCATCCGCAGGAGTCCGTTGTCCGGTCTGCGCGGGAAGAAGATCGCGATGCCCTGGTGCTCCTGCAGCGTATCCTTCATGAACGGGCCAGCACTGTTCCCATCACGGAACGGGAGCGCAACAAGATCAGTCTCGAAGGAGCAATCGTTGCGGAAGAGGACGGCCATATTGCCGCCACGGCAACAGCCGGAGTGTGCTCGCGGCACTTTGTGCAGGCGGTCGGAGTGATCACCGACCCAAGATTCAGACGGCGCGGCCTCGCGGCGGGGTGCATGAGTGCGCTCTGCCAGCGCTGTTTCGCAGAAGGTAAAGAGGCCGTTTTGCTGTTCACAGAAAAGAAGAATCTGGCCGCACAGGCCCTCTATGCGAAGCTGGGATTCGCGGTGATCGGGGAGTTTCTGCTCGCTGAGTATCCATCTTAA